The genomic region TTGAGGATCAGACCATTGATGATATTGATAAGACGGAGAAAGTGGATTCACAAGGTAGTGGTGACTTGATCGATGTGAATCCGGTTCCTCTAGACTCTTCACCAGATCTTATCCAGGATGATGTGCATGGTGATGTTAGTGGTGACCATCAGACTATAGGTGACTTTGATACTCCCATGGATGATGTTGTGAATGATCAACAACAAGCACCTATAGCTCCACCGGCAATTCCACTTCGAAGGTCTTCCAGAGATCGACGATCTTCTGTCAGGTATTCTCCTGATGAATATGTTCTTTTGACTGACGGGGGAGAACCTGAATGTTATAAAGAGGCTATGGAGAGTGAATACAAAAATCAGTGGGTTGAAGCGATGAAAGACGAACTTCAATCCTTGCATGAGAACCATACTTTTGAATTGGTGAAACTGCCTAAGGGCAAAAGAGCTTTAAAGAATCGGTGGGTTTACAGGTTGAAGCAAGAAGAGAAGTCTTCATCTCCACGATACAAAGCTAGATTGGTCGTCAAGGGTTATACTCAGAAAAAGGGGGTTGATTTTGAAGAAATATTTTCTCCGGTTGTGAAGATGTCCTCTATCGAACTATCTTGAGTTTGGCGACTTGTTATGACCTAGAGGTtgaacaaatggatgtgaaaactgTTTTTCTTCATGGTGACTTGGAAGAAGAGCTTTACATGGAGCAGCCAGAGGGTTTTGTTGCACAAGGGAAAGAGGACTATGTGTGCAGATTGAAGAAGAGCTTGTATGGTTTGAAGCAAGCTCCAAGGCAATGGTACAAGAAGTTTGAGTCTGTTATGGGGGAGTAAGGATACAAGAAGACTACTTCTGATCATTGTGTGTTTGTTAAGAGATTCTCTGGTgatgattttattattcttttgctctatgttgatgatatgcttattGTTGGTCAAAATACTTCTAGAATTGAGAAGTTGAAACAAGAGTTGAGTAAATCCTTTGCAATGAAGGATTTGGGGCCAGCAAAGCAAATTCTTGGCATAAGACTGACACGTGATAGAAAGGCCAAGAAATTATGGTTATCACAAGagaggtacattgagaaagtactTCAAAGGTTTAGTATGCACAAAGCTAAAGCGGTGAATACTCCCTTTGCTATGCACTTTAGATTGAGTGTTAAGCATAGTCCTTCCACGAAAAGGAGAAGGAAGAGATGCGAGAAAATTCCTTACTCTTCATAGTGGGTAGTTTGATGTACGCAATGGTTTGCACGAGACCGGACTTGGCTTATGCCGTTGGTACGCTTAGTCGGTTTCTTTCTAATCCAGGCAGAGAGCATTGGAATGCAGTGAAGTGGATTATGAGATATCTTCGTAGCACTTCCAACATGAAACTTTGTTTCGGCAATGAGAAACCTGTTCTTGTTGGGTATACAGATTCAGACATGGCCGGAGACATTGACTCGAGGAGATCTACTTCAGGTTACTTAATCATTTATGTAGGAGGAACTGTGGCATGGCAATCGAGACTGCAAAAGTGTGTTGCATTGTCCACCACCGAATCAGAGTTCATTGCAGCAACCGAAGCGTGTAAGGAGATGCTTTGGATTAAGAAGTTTGTGCATGAGCTTGGTTTTACTCAGGAGAAGTATGTCCTGTACTGTGATAGCCAGAGTGCTATTCATCTTGGTAAGAACTCAACTTTTCATGCTAGATCTAAGCATATTGATGTGAGGTACCATTGGATACGAGATGTTCTTGAAGCTAAGCTATTAGAGCTTGAAAAGATACACACTAATGATAATGGTGCTGATATGTTGACGAAGGCCTTACCAAGAGGAAAGTTTGAAGCATGTTGTTTGACCTCCGGCATGGAGGCATTCCCCACATAGTTGGAGGGGGAGATTTGTTAGGTGTGGGTCCCACTATATGAGAAACCCATATTTTCTGGCATAATGTTTTGCCTTCTTTTCTTggatttgtcaaaaaaaaaaaaaagagccatTCATTTTGGCTTTTACGGGTGTTGTGGGTAGAATGAGAGAGAGCCAAATTCTCAAATTAAAaacagagagaaagagagaagaaaatttCAGTTTTTAAGTTTAGTGCAGCAGTGATCAACTCTTCGATCGAAGGTCCATCCGTGGttcgattgagctgatttttgaacAGCAGCTAGGCGATAAGGTGTTCTTGACTTTGTACGGTCGGATTTTTCATCCGAGTCTTGTAGCGTCAGAAATACCCGTTTTTCAGCAGCTACATTTTTGGTGatgttctctcatttttctctcttttgctaaaGATTGCATATTATTAGCCTTGTCGGAGTTGAATGCTTGTTGTAGGCTTGATATTGTGATCTTGTAGTCGAACATTTGATGATAGTGGAGCTCTTTATCGGACTCTAAAGTCCCGTGgttttttacccttgatttagaggggttttccacgtaaaaatatcagtgtttctatttatttttgttgtggttgcattagttgatttgtggttgattaagGTTGCTAGAGAACATATCTTGTGCTATTGTGCTTGCCATAATTTTTGACAGGAGTTATAAGGAGAGAAAGAACACCGGTTGTGCTTTCGCTTTGTTTCGGTTGTTCGGTTTCTTCCCAACACTTATCCCTTTTCATTAATTGATACTTGGGTATACCAAGATTTAGAATTCTAAATAGAGTTTTCTTGTTAAGTACACAAACTTAAAAAACTAAAAAACTTTTAGATTCTTAATGTGAACAAGAAAATTATTATTTCCTTAAAATTATATAcatcttaaattttaatttaaaatatttttacttatTAAAATATAGGTTACACTCTTAATGTACTTTCTTCTTTAACAAGTAGCCTTAAGAAATTGTCATTCTCTATAGGACTTTTATTAGCCCTTAACcctatttgtaaaatttaaaacatttataaatcgtgtatcaaatatttttctttaaaatattaacatataataaatttaaatattttaatgataAAACATAAACCTACATGTCTTATTTAACTTTAGCCTTAGATTCAATAAATCTTACTCGTAAAGACTAACACTAAGAAATAGCCATTTGTTTCTTTTCATCCCTAACACATTCCAAGATTTAATTATTCATatcatgatgtaaaatatgattaagatatatagatatattatagctaaatttcatattttcctcctccttttCTTCCTAGTGTTCCTTTTCTAGTTTCTTTATATTTTCATCTCCGAAAAAttgtattataataataaattgcTATTTACTTTCATTTTGGCTTCATCAGGTTTGTTAAGCGAGGTGGAGATTTTGGAAGGTATGATCCTTAAATTCCAAGGCAGAgctatagatatatatatatatatggtccaAATTATCACTTTCTTGATTGGGATTTTGTCACTCCGTggataaatgaaaatattttattttaaaatatattataaaattattttagtaaataattaTTGGTGAAGAGGTAaaagatttttatataaatttacttATCGTGTTTGATTCTCAAATGATGTTATTAgttattatacttttattttgaaGAGTATATAAAAGTATAACAAGAAAAAATActcttataataatattaattacccattaaaatattaataaataaaaatattaaaaatattttaatgataaaataaaacatataaacccaTAGGTCTACTTTAACTTTAGCCTTACATTCAATAAATCTTACTCAAAAACATTGAAGCTAAGAAGTAGCTTTTTATATCTTTTAATCCCTTACATATTCCATGATTTAATAATTTATAGGCTTAattttggtacttgaacttgactttttttttaaatttggtacttaattttttttgtccaatttggtacctaaatttgACATTTTCTCCCTAATTTGAGACCTAAATTTTAACACTTTTTCTTAATTTGGTACTTAATCTTTTTCTGGGGATCAATTTGATACTTTACTCTTTTTTCTAACTTGGTACctaatttttttgtttgattCAGTGCCTCAACTTGTCAAATATTATACAACTTACTTCAATAtactaataatattttttatgagGTAGTAAAATAATCGATGTATGGTCGACATGTGATAAATGATATCGtatttctttttaatattttaaatgtttaattacttttagtttaacatatttattttattttattaatttaaaataatgaatttcttttattttgggttttagaaCTATCGTTtacttatttaatattaatttgttAAGTATAGCTCAATGCATAATTTTTAACACAAATTTCCTCTAATACTGACAATATTTTTGTAGCTTAAGGGTAATTTGCATATCATTTAACAAGTTAGGATGCCAAATTGAACCTAAAAAAAGTTTAGATACTAAAATAGAAAAAAGTGTCAAGTTCACGTTCTAAATTGGATCAAAAAAATGCCTAAGTACCAAGTTAAGAAATATTGTAAAGTTTAAATACCAAATTGAgccaaaaaaaaaagatttagatactaaattaagaaaaagtGTTTGGAGAAAATGTCAAGAACCAAATATTATATCAAGTCTAATTTATATAATGTAAATTTTGATTAAGATGTATACAAAATTTGATAGTTTCCTCCAcctctttgtttttattaaattttttcctTCATATTGTTCCTTTTTCTAGATTCTTTTATCTTTTATTCTTAATCAGAAGAAGAAAGTGGTTTATTTCCTAATAGATTAATGTATTCGAAGCTTGAGATCCTATTGCTTAAAAACTGCGATGTACAAGGTACATGTTTTCTAGGAATGAGAGAACTAAAAGTTTTAAGTCTTACAGCTACGCGGTTTATTTCCTTGTATGCTCTTACGTTCCTACCAAAACTTCGTGCTCTGCATTTGGACTATTTTGAGGACTTTTCATTCCTTGGAAACCTAACAACACTTGAGATTCTGAGTTTGGGTGGTTGGGCATCCAAGGGTTTGGCAGATGAATTAGGGATGTTAGAAAATCTAAAGATATTGGATCTAATCAATTGTAGGTTTCCTTGGAGATTTCAACCTGAAGTCATTCGAAGGTTGTCTCAGCTAGAGGAGTTGTACCTACCAGAATTAAATATGGGAAATGGAGGTAATGATATATTTCTCGAGATAAAATTTTTGACCCGATTAACGAGACTATCTATTGAGGTATCTTTTCTACATTTTCCACCAGACTTCAAGTTTCCTGAATTAGAAAAATACAAAATGTGCATAAGCTGTTTTAGTATATGTTCTGGTAACGAAGAAATGTTCAGTTTTGGTCATACTTTTGACGTAGCAAGATCCTTGAAATTTGAGGGAGTGTTTCCTTACAATGCAGTTTCCCAATTACTTGGGAATTTAGAGTCTCTTCAAGTGTCACGTATCAAGGATGAGTATGTAGAATGCTTGACTAATAAAACACAACAAAAGGTGTCAGTATCAATGATCTTACGAAACCTAAAACTAGTGAGAATTGATTACTGCAAGAATCTAAAAGTGGTATTTCAAATGGAGGAGGTGGAGGAAAATGAAGCTCCACTCCTttcaaatttaaagattttacGTCTTCAAAGGTTGCCAGATTTGAGTTGCATATGGGAATTGCCAACCCAACATGTAAGACTTGAAAGCTTAGTTGAATTGACTATACTACACTGCCGACGTTTGAAATCACTCTTTTCACATTCTCTTGCTCAAAGTCTCGTACTCTTGGAAAAACTTGAGATAATCTATTGTCCTGAATTGAAGCAAATAGTGACAGAAATAGAAGGTGACGAGGGAGAAATATCATCGACCATCAATTCTCATACTTCTTTGTCCTTCCCAAAGTTAACAACGGTCTACATATCTACTTGTGATGGTTTGGAATATATTTTTCCGACCCAACATGTAAGACTTGAAAGCTTAGTTGTTTTGACTATAAAAAAGTGCCCACGTTTGAAATCACTCTTTTCACTTTCTCTTGCTCAAAGTCTAGTACAATTGAAAGGCCTTGAAGTAAGCTACTGTGATGAAATGAAGCAAATAGTGACAGAATTGGAAGGTGACGAGGGAGAAATATCATCGACCATCACTTCTCATAATTCTTTGTGCTTCCCAGAGTTAGGAAACGTCAGCATATCTAATTGTTATGGTTTGGAGTATATTTTTCCAACGTCGATGTCACCACAAGGGCTTCAGGGTTTGACTCTAAACGTAGAGGCTTGCCTCAATTAAAACAAGTGTTCAGAGTTGCCAAAGACAGGGTGGGAAATGACAGTATGCTCCAACACCAGCAGTTCTTGAAATCGTTATCATCCTTTTCAGTGAAAAGATGCCCTCTATTAACTGATTTGGTTGTTCATTTAGAAGCTAAGAAAGCTACCATAAAGGTACATTATTCTTATTCTCCCTTACAAATTACAttattgaattttatttatttataacttttcattactcAGTTTTCATATTGATTTACAGCAAAATATTTAAGATATTTTAACCATACTACAAGTGGCATTACTATCTGTATGGaagtaaataatataaaaataatatttattgggGTTCAAAAATATCATTAGTTCTTtttttctttacataaaacaatTAGGACATCAACAACTttgataatatatattattttacaactttattattattttactgaATTTTCTTTCATTATAAAatatatcttcttcttcttttttcaatCTCATTCTTTTAACTTTTGCTAAAAGCAGAGTTAAAATATAAAACAGAATTAATCATATCCATAGGCATTGTGGAGGAGCCTGAATTTTTTAGTAGAATTAAATTACAtacttttatgatagtaaaaataaaattttatcactttaataatttatatttttataatttttaaagggttaaattaatttttattatttttagggttaaagtataattttattattaataatttaaaattttataaattataatgactctaaattaaaattttactattttagggtCATGGCCCCAAATCTCTACAACACTATGCCATTGATATGCGCAATTATAGGTTTATTTGTAATCAACAAATGCATTTTTTTTATTACACAAATGAATTGTTTTCTAGTTTCTTACTTAATGCAAATCAAAGAAACCATGTAGATGTAACATTTTCATTAActgtctattttttttttttatttccagcCTTCCAAGTAATTAAAGTAGGTAATTTATGAGTTTGATTACTTTGAGTTGTTTGCCCTTTGTTTAATTCTGCATTAATGGTATTTACCGTAGATAACAATattgatttaaaagaaaatttaactaTTTATGTTTGTATGTCAATTATTGATTGCTAATTGATATATAAAATGTGTTTTTAATGATGATGTGAATTACAATTAGGGTGTTCGACTATCAGCATTCAAGGAATCATTCAAAACTTCAAAACAACTTGAACTAAGAGAAATTCAGGATCTTGAATGCTTGGTTGATACAACAAAGAATGGGCCAACTTCAGCATTCACtcatttggagacattatttatagaAGATATGGTTGGGTTGGAAGCCTTATGCAAGGGTCAGCCTCCACAAGGTTTCCTCAAAAACTTGAAACATCTGGAAATTAGAGGATGTTGTAAGTTGCAAGTGGTGGGTGAGCTCCTTCATGACGGAGAAGAAAATCAAGAGCACCCACTTTCAAATTTACAATTTTTGGAGCTCAACGGATTACCAGCATTGAGATGGATATTCAAAGGCTCTCCCCATTCTTTCACCTTCCAAAGTCTTAAGGCTGTAGACATAGGTGGATGCGGAAAATTGAAATCCCTTTTTTCACCTTCCCTTATTCAAAGCCTAGTGCTTTTAGAACAACTCAAGATACAAGACTGCAACGAATTGGAAACTCTTTTCAATGATCGTGAAATAGAATCAAAGACTTCTTCCCTTCCTCTCCGCTTGCCCAAATTGAAGATTCTTTTTATCAGAGCGTGTTCAAAATTGGAATATGTTGTGCCAATCACTTTGGCTCAAGGTCTTCCTGCTCTTGCATCGCTTTCGGTTTCTTCTTGTGGTGCATTAAAGCAAGTATTCGGCATGCCATATGAACAAAATGGAGTTCAAAACCATAGTAGCCTGCTCCTTCCAAGTCTACAAGATCTAGAACTTGATTGGTTACGAAACTTGACTAGTTTTGTCCCACAAAACTATATTGTCAAAGCACCATCTTTGAAAAGCGTAAAAGCCAATGTTTGTTCTAAAGTGATAAACTTTCCTATTCAAGAAGCCAACAATCAGCTGGAATTAACGTTAAAGGTACACTtttcttacttttttttttcttttctggattttttatttgatttttctaaTTATTAAACTTTTTTATACCTTGCCCCTCCTAACCAgcctaaaaatatatataaaaatagagCCTGGTGATAGTTATAAGTGGTATCGTGGGTTATCATATATCCTTGTGATAATTGTTATGCCAAAtctgttattatatatattttctctatgataccTATATGTTAGTAtattaatctaatatttaaaaaaaattcttgtgattttattaattaatgaTTTGTTTTCATTTATGTGATGAATTATGACCAGGAAACTAGATTATCCGCATTCAAAGAATTATTATGCAATACAAAAGATCTTGTTCTCCACAATATTGGAGATCACAAAAATCTCGTCCCAGATCTTGTAGATCTGGAACGTCTGGACAGATTAACTTCCCTCTCTATTAACAAATGGAGAAGTGGTGAATGCTTGGTTGATGCATCACAAATAATGATGGATTTCAAATGCAATGGCCAACCTCCCAAGTGTTTCTTGCAGAATCTCAAAATTTTGAGAGTTGTTGATTGTGAAAAAATTTCAAAGATATTTCGAATCGATGATGGAATAGAATCAAATGCACGTTACTTGCCAAACTTGAAATTTGTGGAGATTAGAGAATGTCCAAGTTTAGAATATGTCTTCCCACATACTTCAATTGGAGGTTTT from Gossypium arboreum isolate Shixiya-1 chromosome 1, ASM2569848v2, whole genome shotgun sequence harbors:
- the LOC108481179 gene encoding uncharacterized protein LOC108481179; translated protein: MYSKLEILLLKNCDVQGTCFLGMRELKVLSLTATRFISLYALTFLPKLRALHLDYFEDFSFLGNLTTLEILSLGGWASKGLADELGMLENLKILDLINCRFPWRFQPEVIRRLSQLEELYLPELNMGNGDFKFPELEKYKMCISCFSICSGNEEMFSFGHTFDVARSLKFEGVFPYNAVSQLLGNLESLQVSRIKDEYVECLTNKTQQKVSVSMILRNLKLVRIDYCKNLKVVFQMEEVEENEAPLLSNLKILRLQRLPDLSCIWELPTQHVRLESLVELTILHCRRLKSLFSHSLAQSLVLLEKLEIIYCPELKQIVTEIEGDEGEISSTINSHTSLSFPKLTTVYISTCDGLEYIFPTQHVRLESLVVLTIKKCPRLKSLFSLSLAQSLVQLKGLEVSYCDEMKQIVTELEVYFSNVDVTTRASGFDSKRRGLPQLKQVFRVAKDRVGNDSMLQHQQFLKSLSSFSVKRCPLLTDLVVHLEAKKATIKGVRLSAFKESFKTSKQLELREIQDLECLVDTTKNGPTSAFTHLETLFIEDMVGLEALCKGQPPQGFLKNLKHLEIRGCCKLQVVGELLHDGEENQEHPLSNLQFLELNGLPALRWIFKGSPHSFTFQSLKAVDIGGCGKLKSLFSPSLIQSLVLLEQLKIQDCNELETLFNDREIESKTSSLPLRLPKLKILFIRACSKLEYVVPITLAQGLPALASLSVSSCGALKQVFGMPYEQNGVQNHSSLLLPSLQDLELDWLRNLTSFVPQNYIVKAPSLKSVKANVCSKVINFPIQEANNQLELTLKETRLSAFKELLCNTKDLVLHNIGDHKNLVPDLVDLERLDRLTSLSINKWRSGECLVDASQIMMDFKCNGQPPKCFLQNLKILRVVDCEKISKIFRIDDGIESNARYLPNLKFVEIRECPSLEYVFPHTSIGGFSHLEEVKLVGLRTLRSIVGENNFLEAPTLKILYIRGCSAFTNFTFHKEVKKSVFLKEFFFSMEGIDSKKVNLCNMVNTQLTQISPDFEYITLGNFEQLFQLQDGNIISSLEIMELFNVIRLRDIWKGPIQVATNLREISVHCCNNLTYIFPETLIRHLPQLSILRIKSCVNLKKIIGNDDILASSSSSQGPQLEMKMVFPQLKKIELENLSKIESFSPVGSC